In Sphingopyxis sp. FD7, a single window of DNA contains:
- a CDS encoding M23 family metallopeptidase, giving the protein MSSKPTGLRDLRQRVSALFQDHEIFVRTHGHVRFLRVSALWQKRVALIAGLVLLAWAGATLTVLVNQLLTADERAAVAAQKAAAAASEARIAKYRDRVAETAADLEERQALLESVAETHFGIDPADMPAAAQKADAPGAASAEPVKTSAIDPDLPPEAQVLARVAARQEAFAARLLGAVRGRVAKAETAVAALGLNPDALVRNAAAGRGGPFIPFRGRKGQAKALGANFAALDGALFRMEVLERTLVAVPSGNPANVLMMSSGFGYRRDPFTGAGAMHAGVDFRGPIGTPILAAAPGRVSFVGVKSGYGNVVEVDHGQGIMTRYAHLSGFTTRVGTKVAAGQQIAKMGSTGRSTGSHLHFEVRLNGVAVNPRRFLEAKADVLEVKNDARQRVGSVAAARGDR; this is encoded by the coding sequence TTGTCGTCGAAACCAACGGGCCTGCGCGATTTGCGCCAGCGCGTCTCTGCGCTGTTCCAGGACCATGAAATCTTCGTTCGCACGCACGGCCACGTCCGCTTCCTGCGTGTCAGCGCGCTCTGGCAGAAACGTGTCGCGCTGATTGCCGGGCTGGTGCTGCTCGCCTGGGCGGGCGCGACGCTGACCGTGCTCGTCAACCAGCTGCTCACCGCCGACGAACGCGCCGCGGTCGCAGCACAGAAGGCCGCCGCCGCGGCGTCCGAAGCGCGCATCGCCAAATATCGCGACCGCGTCGCCGAAACCGCCGCCGACCTCGAGGAGCGGCAGGCGCTGCTCGAAAGCGTCGCCGAAACCCACTTCGGCATTGATCCGGCCGACATGCCCGCCGCCGCGCAGAAAGCGGACGCGCCGGGAGCCGCGTCGGCCGAGCCCGTCAAGACGAGCGCGATCGACCCCGATCTGCCTCCCGAAGCGCAAGTGCTGGCGCGGGTCGCGGCGCGACAGGAAGCCTTTGCCGCGCGCCTGCTCGGCGCCGTCAGGGGCCGCGTCGCCAAGGCCGAAACCGCCGTCGCGGCACTGGGGCTCAACCCCGATGCACTGGTGCGCAACGCCGCAGCCGGACGTGGTGGTCCCTTCATCCCCTTTCGCGGCCGCAAGGGTCAGGCAAAGGCGCTGGGGGCGAACTTCGCCGCGCTCGATGGCGCGCTGTTCCGCATGGAAGTGCTCGAACGCACACTCGTCGCCGTGCCGTCGGGCAATCCCGCCAATGTGCTGATGATGTCGTCGGGCTTCGGCTATCGTCGCGACCCCTTCACCGGCGCGGGCGCGATGCACGCGGGCGTCGATTTCCGCGGGCCCATCGGCACGCCCATCCTCGCCGCCGCACCCGGCCGCGTCAGCTTTGTCGGCGTCAAATCGGGGTATGGCAATGTCGTCGAGGTCGATCATGGCCAGGGCATCATGACGCGCTATGCCCACTTGTCGGGATTCACGACCAGGGTGGGGACCAAGGTTGCCGCGGGGCAACAGATCGCCAAGATGGGCTCGACCGGCCGCTCGACCGGCAGCCACCTGCATTTCGAAGTCCGTTTGAACGGCGTCGCGGTCAACCCGCGCCGCTTCCTGGAGGCCAAAGCCGATGTTCTCGAAGTCAAAAACGACGCCCGACAGCGAGTCGGCTCCGTCGCTGCCGCCCGCGGCGACCGCTAA
- a CDS encoding bactofilin family protein, with protein MATGARHTTFSILGSDVVVTGNVSASVDLHVDGKIEGDLKCANLVQGEASEIKGAVTAETAKIAGLLDGSIEAKTLIVHATARITGDVTYETITIENGGKVDGKLSHRRHGAMATKAPPPLEVVENKSASL; from the coding sequence ATGGCGACGGGCGCGCGCCATACCACCTTTTCGATCCTGGGTTCGGACGTCGTCGTCACCGGCAATGTCTCCGCCAGCGTCGACCTGCACGTCGACGGCAAGATCGAGGGTGACCTCAAATGCGCCAATCTGGTGCAGGGCGAGGCGAGCGAGATCAAGGGCGCGGTGACCGCCGAGACCGCGAAGATCGCGGGCCTGCTCGATGGGTCGATCGAGGCCAAGACGCTGATCGTTCACGCGACCGCGCGCATCACCGGCGACGTGACCTATGAAACGATCACCATTGAAAATGGCGGAAAGGTCGACGGCAAGCTGTCGCACCGCCGCCACGGCGCGATGGCGACCAAGGCGCCGCCGCCGCTCGAGGTCGTCGAGAACAAGAGCGCGTCGCTCTAA
- a CDS encoding sensor domain-containing diguanylate cyclase, with product MIGGRSLLATLCGRLAALLGLILLAASASSAQARALDVERDLCHAVTDTTPSDDALHRLRFVCHGAPQDYQGRSLWLRISLDARPVQDGLALMLHNSRFDRLAVGFSYADGATRWQRVRSGDFGSHWRAGGQILFEAPARGVALTAVTMRFDGLAAHRLVRARILAADEAGVQVAGMAAAIGAALTLLLVSGIYSLSLAVAVRRQYLAWQAAWSAAMLLWGTLWSQAHLALVPAMAGTATAQSCTFLACFAIAVATASAVTAVERGRAARGLRVAALFLGVGVGLAGIPLALMRSGDLGLFADMLGLAILADLILVAIYLVLAWRRGSVEARDFLAAWGVPMAVLAFIHIVDVNRDFWGGGSQLVVLVAATWQALWLAAAATRRLAQLRIERDHARDAEARAQALARRDPLTGLPNRRGFIDSVTPLLDRARLDNLPAALLLVDIDRFKSINDIHGHEAGDAVLCTIGQRIERWEGPMCTVARLGGEEFGLLTIGMEGIVLGRFAESVRRGLADCDHGATVGDRPVTASIGVAEVHPACDFKQLYRIADEALYDAKRGGRNKVVVQRHRDGPPRATDRETALLK from the coding sequence ATGATCGGGGGACGCTCCCTTCTCGCGACGCTCTGCGGTCGGCTCGCGGCCTTGCTTGGGCTCATCCTGCTCGCGGCGTCCGCGTCGTCGGCGCAGGCTCGTGCGCTCGACGTCGAGCGCGATCTGTGCCACGCGGTGACCGACACGACGCCGAGCGACGATGCGCTGCACCGCCTGCGCTTTGTCTGCCACGGGGCGCCTCAAGATTATCAGGGGCGCAGCCTGTGGCTGCGCATCTCGCTCGATGCGCGGCCGGTTCAGGACGGACTGGCGCTGATGCTGCACAATTCACGCTTCGACCGGCTGGCGGTCGGCTTCTCCTATGCCGACGGCGCGACGCGCTGGCAGCGGGTGCGCAGCGGCGATTTCGGATCGCACTGGCGCGCGGGCGGCCAGATTTTGTTCGAGGCGCCGGCGCGCGGCGTCGCGTTGACCGCCGTGACGATGCGCTTCGACGGCCTTGCGGCGCATCGGCTCGTCCGCGCGCGCATCCTCGCGGCGGACGAGGCGGGGGTGCAGGTCGCCGGCATGGCCGCGGCGATCGGCGCCGCGCTGACGCTGCTGCTGGTGAGCGGTATTTACAGCCTGTCGCTCGCGGTCGCGGTGCGCCGCCAATATCTCGCCTGGCAGGCGGCGTGGTCGGCGGCGATGCTGCTGTGGGGCACGCTCTGGTCGCAGGCGCATCTGGCGCTCGTTCCGGCAATGGCCGGGACGGCGACGGCGCAAAGCTGCACCTTCCTTGCCTGCTTCGCGATTGCGGTCGCGACCGCGAGCGCGGTCACGGCGGTCGAGCGCGGGCGGGCCGCGCGGGGATTGCGGGTCGCGGCCTTGTTCCTTGGCGTCGGTGTCGGCCTGGCGGGCATCCCGCTCGCGCTGATGCGCAGCGGCGATCTTGGCCTGTTTGCCGACATGCTGGGGCTGGCAATCCTCGCCGACCTGATCCTCGTTGCGATCTATCTGGTGCTGGCGTGGCGTCGCGGCTCGGTCGAGGCGCGCGACTTTCTGGCGGCGTGGGGGGTGCCGATGGCGGTGCTGGCGTTCATCCACATCGTCGACGTCAACAGGGATTTCTGGGGCGGCGGCTCGCAACTGGTCGTGCTGGTCGCCGCGACCTGGCAGGCGCTCTGGCTCGCCGCCGCCGCGACCCGCCGTCTCGCGCAGCTTCGCATCGAGCGCGACCATGCCCGCGATGCCGAGGCGCGGGCGCAGGCGCTCGCGCGCCGCGACCCGCTCACCGGCCTGCCGAACCGACGCGGCTTCATCGACAGCGTCACCCCGCTGCTCGACCGCGCGCGCCTCGACAATCTGCCCGCGGCGCTGCTCCTTGTCGATATCGACCGCTTCAAGTCGATCAACGATATTCATGGCCACGAGGCGGGCGACGCGGTGCTGTGCACCATCGGCCAGCGGATCGAACGCTGGGAAGGGCCGATGTGCACCGTCGCGCGGCTGGGCGGCGAGGAGTTCGGCCTGCTGACCATCGGCATGGAGGGCATCGTCCTCGGCCGCTTTGCCGAGAGCGTCCGGCGCGGCCTCGCCGATTGTGACCATGGCGCCACCGTCGGCGACCGACCCGTGACCGCCAGCATCGGCGTCGCCGAGGTGCACCCGGCGTGCGATTTCAAGCAGCTCTACCGGATCGCCGACGAAGCGCTCTACGACGCCAAGCGCGGTGGCCGGAACAAGGTTGTCGTCCAGCGGCACCGCGACGGACCGCCGCGCGCGACCGACAGGGAAACGGCCCTGTTGAAATAG
- a CDS encoding M16 family metallopeptidase encodes MARFHRFAVALALSTSLVAAAPVLAKAAAPAPTAELVKAVDIPYEAFTLDNGLRVIVHEDRKAPVVAVSVWYRVGSKHEPKGKTGFAHLFEHLMFNGSENAPDDFFEPLRQVGATDFNGTTFLDRTNYFETVPTGALDLALFLESDRMGHLLGAVTQEKLDNQRGVVQNEKRQGDNNPYGLLRYEIFENLFPKGHPYHHSTIGSMADLDAASLDDVKKWFTDNYGPNNAVLVLAGDIDVATAKAKVEKWFGDIPRGPDVKAPAVSVPTLPAPLAKEVKDMIPTTRLYRMWTMPGLNDAEAVPLQMAMTVLGGLSSSRLDNALVRKDPIAVSVSAGASPFEDAGIILVQADVKPGVDPAHVAKRLDEEIAAFLASGPTADELQRATASYLGGAISQLESVGGFGGKAVTLAEGALYSNDPAYYKVELDRLARATPEQVRDAARKWLSRPAFSLTYTPGERTEGGENRGGAVVAAKDAAPVQPDRYWNPALGDVGPDSGFDGASSIADRSKFPEVSGLKALEFPDIERAKLKNGIEVVFARRSAVPTVNVQVSFDAGYAADPRSALGTQSLMLSLMDEGTTSLDSIAFAEAKERLGAQTYGYADADETVLGLFALKPNLSASLALLADYVRNPAFDAKELERVRAQQLNRLKAELNEPRAIAQRVLKPALYGADHPYGIPPSGLGTEKAVAEATRDQLAAFHSAWIRPDNARIFVVGDTTLAEVTKQLDRAFGDWKAPTTPKPSKHFEIAVPAPQPRILLVDRPKAPQSVIVAGKVLDVKGGDELEVLRAANDIFGGDFLSRFNMNLRETKGWSYGVRTQVTGEKDRVSWIATAPVQADRTGDSIRELQSDLKAFLGDKGVTTEELQRTVNGSVRELPGSFETSNDVLGGLRAIAKFDRPDDYYEKLPATYEAMTPAAVDAAARTALSADDLIYVVVGDAAVVKPQLDGLGLPVETVSPAN; translated from the coding sequence TCGTCAAGGCGGTCGACATCCCGTATGAGGCTTTCACGCTCGACAATGGGCTGCGCGTGATCGTGCACGAGGATCGCAAGGCGCCGGTCGTTGCGGTGTCGGTCTGGTATCGGGTCGGGTCAAAGCACGAACCCAAGGGCAAGACGGGCTTTGCGCATCTGTTCGAGCATCTGATGTTCAACGGGTCCGAAAATGCCCCCGACGATTTCTTTGAACCGCTGCGGCAGGTCGGCGCGACCGATTTCAACGGCACGACCTTCCTCGACCGCACCAATTATTTTGAAACGGTGCCGACCGGCGCGCTCGACCTGGCGCTGTTCCTCGAAAGCGACCGCATGGGGCATCTGCTCGGCGCGGTGACGCAGGAAAAGCTCGATAACCAGCGCGGCGTCGTCCAGAATGAGAAAAGGCAGGGCGATAACAATCCCTATGGCCTGCTGCGCTACGAGATTTTCGAGAATCTCTTTCCCAAGGGGCACCCCTATCACCACAGCACGATCGGCTCGATGGCCGACCTCGATGCGGCGAGCCTCGATGATGTGAAAAAGTGGTTCACCGACAATTATGGCCCGAACAACGCGGTGCTGGTGCTGGCAGGCGACATCGACGTGGCGACCGCGAAAGCCAAGGTCGAAAAATGGTTCGGCGACATTCCGCGCGGTCCCGACGTCAAGGCTCCCGCGGTCTCGGTGCCGACGCTTCCGGCTCCGCTCGCGAAAGAGGTCAAGGACATGATCCCGACCACGCGCCTCTATCGCATGTGGACGATGCCGGGGCTGAACGATGCCGAGGCGGTGCCGCTCCAGATGGCGATGACGGTGCTTGGCGGGCTGTCGTCGTCGCGTCTCGACAATGCGCTGGTGCGCAAGGATCCGATTGCGGTCAGCGTCTCGGCGGGCGCCTCGCCGTTCGAGGATGCGGGCATCATTCTCGTCCAGGCCGACGTCAAGCCGGGGGTCGATCCGGCGCATGTCGCCAAAAGGCTCGACGAGGAAATCGCTGCCTTCCTTGCGAGCGGGCCGACCGCTGACGAATTGCAGCGCGCCACGGCCAGCTATCTGGGCGGCGCGATCTCGCAGCTCGAATCGGTTGGCGGTTTCGGCGGCAAGGCGGTGACGCTCGCCGAAGGCGCGCTCTATTCAAACGATCCCGCCTATTACAAGGTCGAGCTCGACCGGCTGGCCAGGGCGACACCCGAACAGGTGCGCGACGCCGCGCGCAAATGGCTGTCGCGCCCGGCCTTTTCCTTGACCTACACACCCGGCGAGCGCACCGAGGGCGGCGAGAATCGCGGCGGCGCCGTCGTCGCGGCGAAGGATGCGGCCCCGGTCCAGCCCGACCGATACTGGAACCCCGCGCTGGGCGATGTCGGTCCCGACAGCGGGTTTGACGGCGCAAGCTCGATTGCCGACCGCTCGAAGTTCCCGGAAGTTTCGGGCCTGAAGGCGCTCGAGTTTCCCGATATCGAACGCGCAAAGCTCAAAAATGGCATCGAGGTCGTCTTCGCGCGGCGCAGCGCGGTGCCGACGGTCAATGTCCAGGTCAGCTTCGATGCCGGCTATGCCGCCGACCCGCGCAGCGCGCTCGGCACCCAGTCGCTGATGCTCAGCCTGATGGACGAGGGCACGACGAGCCTCGATTCGATTGCCTTTGCCGAAGCCAAGGAGCGGCTCGGCGCGCAGACCTATGGCTATGCCGATGCCGACGAAACGGTGCTCGGCCTGTTCGCGCTCAAGCCGAATCTCAGCGCGTCGCTCGCGCTGCTCGCCGATTATGTGCGCAACCCGGCGTTCGACGCGAAGGAGCTGGAGCGCGTGCGTGCGCAGCAGCTCAACCGGCTGAAGGCCGAACTCAACGAACCGCGCGCGATTGCGCAGCGCGTGCTGAAACCCGCCCTCTATGGTGCGGACCATCCCTATGGCATCCCGCCGTCGGGCCTGGGCACGGAAAAGGCCGTGGCCGAGGCGACGCGCGACCAGCTTGCGGCATTCCATTCGGCGTGGATTCGCCCCGACAACGCCCGCATCTTCGTCGTCGGCGACACCACGCTCGCCGAAGTGACGAAACAGCTCGATCGGGCGTTCGGCGACTGGAAGGCGCCGACGACGCCGAAACCGAGCAAGCATTTCGAGATTGCGGTGCCCGCGCCGCAGCCGCGCATCCTGCTCGTCGATCGGCCCAAGGCGCCGCAATCGGTGATCGTCGCGGGCAAGGTGCTCGACGTCAAAGGCGGTGACGAACTTGAAGTGCTGCGCGCCGCCAATGATATTTTCGGCGGCGATTTCCTTTCGCGCTTCAACATGAACCTGCGCGAAACCAAGGGCTGGTCCTATGGCGTGCGCACGCAGGTAACGGGTGAAAAGGACCGGGTGAGCTGGATCGCGACTGCGCCGGTGCAGGCCGACCGCACCGGCGATTCGATCAGGGAGCTGCAAAGCGACCTCAAGGCGTTCCTTGGCGACAAAGGTGTCACGACCGAGGAGTTGCAGCGCACGGTGAACGGCAGCGTGCGCGAACTGCCCGGCAGTTTCGAGACGTCGAACGACGTGCTCGGCGGGCTGCGCGCGATCGCCAAATTCGATCGCCCCGACGATTATTATGAAAAGCTGCCCGCGACCTATGAAGCAATGACGCCCGCAGCGGTCGACGCCGCGGCGCGGACGGCGCTCAGCGCCGATGATCTGATCTATGTCGTCGTCGGCGACGCCGCGGTGGTGAAACCGCAGCTTGACGGATTGGGTCTGCCCGTGGAAACGGTGTCTCCCGCTAACTAA